From Permianibacter aggregans, a single genomic window includes:
- a CDS encoding Hpt domain-containing protein, translating into MADNYDQLALKWVREEVNKTLDQARQALEAYAENAEDTTQIRFCVSCLHQVRGTLQMLEFYGAALFAEEMEYLAEAIAEGKVKLPPRAMEVLMGAVLQLPTYLERVQAGQRDLPVILLPLLNDLRASRGETLLSESAIFTPTLEGVVAPHRAPLADQPQSDAEYQEMAKKLRHHFQRGLLGVLRNQEIKESLTRLYKVVERLEHICSDRPIAMLWWVAGGFIEAIAENQNYKNASVHALLGQVDKYLKQLGEEGVMVLDHDVPADLLKNLLYYVACAQGSSARLQELQKAFDLRAALPSADDLEAERRRMTGSDATAIRTVLTALNEDLAGVKDGLDLFVRSKQRQPQDLLGLLPTLRQIADTLGMLGLGVPRDAVRQQVKSLQTVADSGQMPTDAHVMDIAGALLFVEANLATVAANAAALAAEETDADAKSEHSEEEIAAEAQFDSAREVLINECRGNIQKCKDSIIDFMASNWDHRLLEGVPTQLVEVQGGLQIIGLPEAADMVGTCQKFLAERVVARSQVPDASLLDALADVLTSVEYFLESMQEAGGEGLASVLASAETAHDQIAAALQTPEAPAEAPAPVAAAPAPTPAPAPTPPPSRAQSDDDMIDDEVIEIFIEEAAEQLEVIRECLPKWEEDEDDRDSLITIRRAFHTLKGSGRLVGASLLGETAWSMENMLNRVIDGTLKVTREVFAVVRDAAHTVIPALHQAFANKTEPSLRPEALMARADALAKGEVAPAAAPAPTPVAEAPAPVVPEPEVSLPEPEATAPETPEFTIADEMPVEIEPTLEIPTAEELQLDETALDVPMLDVPVDEQHKLPEEFGEAVSEESAEEVPMLTEMDPEAAFHAPDEEFGEISLPETEEIGDTLDALSPTPELPEVEETIDMGEFALPEVEEEPVNGLYDIFAGEAGGHLDSIERFIADAALSPFSPKVSDELIRALHTLKGSARMAQLEGIAAVMTPLEKHVRELQNRDAHVPDELLALLDESKQELRHVLPQLQSRQSPDESKLNALAARAEALDLSVQTAETGKRDPEVLNLFLSEALDLVSDADLALKSWQDAQDETAKDNLVELMATLQQAAETAQLDAVVSLATLLGQFFQNAIAQPDEAFFQLAAKGNVALFDQFDRIAADQTPLIPVDLVAQINSYQPAPVAAEKPELRDEDFMVDFGFETETETETETESTPEISGDVTDPSMTEESSVKEPELATPAEPVSIDTPTIETAETKAPEVEVMPGFALRDTAKPEQKAEDTFTFDDVAFVSEDELHVDSAALEAYAAGDKPQTVDIDEDGEEILQVFLEEADDILNDMENTIAAWASAPTDKAAVALLQRQLHTLKGGARLSELNVIGDLSHELENLYEAINDGREQTTTAHIKVTQEARDRLADLINEVRQHRTQTKPSVFWQRLQTALRGEDPYIDAGKRETARKAPVVEAPRDVATPAPKPAAETKKPAAVVPFPAREAPEPQRTITPLQGEFVRVAAESLEGLVNLAGETSIFRGRLEQQMTVLRTNLKEMEQTVARLREQLRSLEIENEAQIQYRREAVGSAYDEFDPLEFDRYTRQQEVTRSLSESAGDLLNLKESLDTLAADSETLLLQQSRVNSELQDGLMRTRMVPFSSIVPRLKRMVRQISDEVGKGVEIGIHADGEMDRTVLERMVAPLEHMLRNAIDHGIEKPAVRESAGKPATGRIKIRLLREGGEVVIELADDGGGINLEAVRRKAIERGLITETTTLTDKELMALILEAGFSTAEQVTQISGRGVGMDVVASEIKELGGRIEIDSERGRGTRFTVRLPFTVSVNQALMVQVGEDFFAIPLANIEGIVRVSPYEIQSYYGDDSSKYEYAGQQYRMRYLGQLLDHRQTPRFEGVFKPIPILLLHGAEQPVALQVDELLGSREVVVKSVGSLLSHISGLSGATILGDGRVVFILDLPALLRRADAVQALEEETKVVEEKQPLVLVVDDSITVRKVTARLLERHSYRVITAKDGVDAVNVLHDHKPDIMLLDIEMPRMDGFELATIIRHDERLKEVPIIMITSRTGEKHRARAEEIGVNRYLGKPFNDVELLGTMSELLQADALSEV; encoded by the coding sequence TGTTTGCATCAGGTGCGCGGCACGTTGCAAATGCTGGAATTTTACGGCGCTGCCCTGTTTGCCGAAGAAATGGAATATCTGGCCGAGGCGATTGCTGAAGGCAAAGTGAAATTGCCGCCCCGGGCGATGGAAGTGCTGATGGGTGCGGTGTTGCAGCTGCCGACTTATCTTGAGCGGGTGCAAGCCGGTCAGCGCGATTTACCGGTCATTCTGTTACCGCTGCTGAACGATTTGCGCGCCTCGCGCGGCGAAACGCTGCTCAGCGAAAGCGCCATCTTTACCCCGACACTGGAAGGTGTGGTTGCACCGCATCGTGCGCCACTGGCGGATCAACCGCAAAGCGATGCCGAATACCAGGAGATGGCGAAAAAACTGCGCCATCATTTCCAGCGCGGTTTGCTCGGCGTTTTGCGTAATCAGGAAATCAAAGAAAGCCTGACGCGCTTGTACAAAGTCGTCGAGCGACTCGAACACATTTGCAGTGACCGCCCGATCGCGATGCTCTGGTGGGTGGCTGGCGGCTTCATCGAAGCAATTGCCGAAAACCAGAACTATAAAAATGCGTCGGTGCATGCGCTGCTCGGTCAAGTCGACAAGTATTTAAAACAACTCGGTGAAGAAGGCGTCATGGTGCTGGACCACGACGTGCCGGCCGATTTGCTGAAAAACCTGCTCTATTACGTCGCCTGTGCCCAAGGCTCCAGTGCCCGTTTGCAAGAATTGCAAAAAGCGTTCGATCTGCGTGCGGCGTTGCCAAGCGCTGATGACTTGGAAGCCGAACGGCGCCGGATGACCGGCTCCGATGCCACCGCGATTCGCACCGTGTTGACCGCGCTCAATGAAGATTTGGCCGGCGTCAAAGACGGCCTGGATTTGTTCGTACGCAGCAAGCAGCGCCAGCCGCAAGATTTGCTTGGCTTGTTGCCCACTCTGCGCCAGATCGCCGATACGCTTGGCATGCTCGGTTTGGGTGTGCCGCGTGATGCCGTGCGTCAGCAAGTCAAATCGCTGCAGACGGTCGCTGACTCCGGACAGATGCCGACCGATGCCCACGTCATGGACATCGCCGGTGCGTTGTTGTTTGTTGAAGCGAACCTCGCGACCGTCGCCGCCAACGCCGCCGCGCTCGCCGCCGAAGAAACCGATGCCGATGCCAAATCCGAGCACAGCGAAGAAGAAATCGCCGCTGAAGCGCAGTTCGACAGTGCCCGCGAAGTGCTGATCAACGAATGCCGCGGCAATATTCAAAAGTGCAAAGATTCGATCATTGACTTCATGGCCTCGAATTGGGACCACCGCCTGCTGGAAGGCGTGCCGACCCAGTTGGTCGAAGTGCAGGGTGGTTTGCAGATCATTGGTTTGCCGGAAGCGGCCGATATGGTTGGCACCTGCCAAAAATTCCTGGCCGAACGCGTCGTTGCCCGTTCGCAAGTGCCTGACGCCTCACTGCTCGATGCCCTGGCCGACGTGCTGACTTCGGTCGAATATTTCCTGGAATCGATGCAGGAAGCTGGTGGCGAAGGCCTGGCCTCGGTGCTGGCTTCGGCGGAAACCGCGCACGATCAAATCGCTGCAGCGCTGCAAACACCGGAAGCGCCTGCTGAGGCACCCGCTCCGGTCGCAGCCGCCCCTGCACCGACGCCCGCCCCGGCGCCGACACCGCCGCCGAGTCGCGCGCAAAGCGATGACGACATGATCGATGATGAAGTCATCGAGATTTTTATCGAAGAAGCGGCCGAGCAGCTCGAGGTCATTCGCGAATGCTTACCGAAATGGGAAGAAGACGAAGACGATCGCGATAGCCTGATCACGATACGCCGCGCGTTCCACACGCTGAAAGGTTCCGGGCGTCTGGTTGGCGCCTCGTTGCTCGGCGAAACTGCCTGGTCCATGGAAAACATGCTGAACCGGGTCATCGACGGCACACTGAAAGTCACTCGTGAAGTCTTTGCCGTCGTCCGCGATGCCGCTCATACGGTCATTCCGGCGCTGCATCAGGCATTCGCCAACAAGACCGAGCCAAGCTTGCGGCCGGAAGCGTTGATGGCTCGCGCTGATGCCCTGGCCAAAGGCGAGGTAGCCCCAGCCGCCGCACCAGCGCCGACTCCGGTGGCCGAAGCACCGGCACCAGTCGTGCCGGAGCCGGAAGTGAGCCTGCCGGAGCCAGAAGCTACGGCACCCGAAACACCGGAATTTACCATTGCCGACGAAATGCCGGTCGAGATCGAGCCGACGCTGGAAATCCCGACTGCCGAGGAATTGCAGTTGGATGAAACGGCGCTCGACGTACCAATGCTCGATGTACCGGTCGACGAACAGCACAAACTGCCGGAAGAATTCGGCGAAGCGGTCAGCGAAGAAAGCGCCGAAGAAGTACCGATGCTGACCGAAATGGATCCGGAAGCGGCATTCCACGCCCCTGATGAAGAGTTCGGTGAGATCAGCCTGCCGGAAACCGAAGAAATCGGCGACACCCTCGACGCCTTGAGTCCGACGCCAGAACTGCCGGAAGTCGAAGAAACCATCGATATGGGCGAGTTCGCGTTGCCGGAAGTCGAAGAAGAACCGGTCAACGGCCTCTACGATATTTTTGCTGGCGAAGCCGGTGGTCATCTCGACAGCATCGAGCGCTTCATTGCCGATGCCGCGTTGTCGCCGTTCTCGCCGAAAGTCAGCGACGAATTGATCCGTGCCTTGCATACCCTGAAAGGCAGTGCCCGGATGGCGCAACTCGAAGGCATTGCTGCGGTCATGACGCCGTTGGAAAAACACGTGCGCGAATTGCAAAACCGCGACGCCCATGTGCCGGATGAGTTGCTTGCCTTGCTTGATGAAAGCAAGCAGGAGCTGCGTCATGTGCTGCCGCAACTGCAGTCACGTCAATCACCGGACGAGAGCAAGCTGAATGCCTTGGCAGCGCGTGCTGAAGCGCTGGACCTGAGTGTGCAGACGGCAGAAACCGGCAAGCGCGATCCGGAGGTACTGAACCTGTTCCTGTCGGAAGCTTTGGATCTGGTGTCCGATGCCGATCTGGCGCTGAAATCCTGGCAGGATGCGCAAGACGAAACCGCCAAAGACAATCTGGTCGAGTTGATGGCCACGCTGCAGCAAGCCGCCGAAACCGCGCAGCTCGATGCCGTGGTATCGCTGGCGACCTTGCTTGGTCAGTTCTTCCAGAACGCCATTGCGCAACCCGATGAAGCGTTTTTCCAGTTGGCCGCGAAAGGTAATGTTGCGCTGTTCGACCAGTTCGACCGCATCGCTGCCGATCAGACGCCATTGATCCCGGTTGATCTGGTGGCGCAAATCAACAGCTATCAACCCGCACCGGTTGCGGCGGAAAAGCCGGAACTGCGCGACGAAGATTTCATGGTCGATTTTGGTTTCGAAACCGAAACCGAAACCGAAACCGAAACCGAAAGCACACCGGAAATCAGTGGCGATGTGACCGATCCGTCGATGACGGAAGAATCCTCAGTCAAAGAGCCGGAGCTGGCGACGCCTGCCGAGCCGGTGAGCATCGACACACCGACAATCGAAACGGCGGAAACCAAAGCGCCAGAAGTCGAAGTCATGCCAGGCTTTGCGCTGCGCGATACGGCGAAACCGGAACAGAAAGCCGAAGACACGTTCACCTTTGATGATGTCGCCTTTGTCAGTGAAGATGAACTGCATGTCGACAGCGCCGCGCTGGAAGCCTATGCCGCCGGCGACAAGCCGCAAACGGTCGATATCGATGAAGACGGCGAAGAAATTCTGCAGGTATTCCTGGAGGAAGCCGACGACATTCTCAACGATATGGAAAACACCATTGCTGCTTGGGCCTCGGCACCGACCGACAAAGCGGCCGTGGCGTTGTTGCAGCGTCAATTGCACACGCTGAAAGGTGGCGCCCGTCTGTCAGAGTTGAACGTCATTGGCGACTTGTCGCACGAGCTGGAAAACCTGTACGAAGCGATCAACGATGGCCGCGAGCAAACGACCACGGCGCACATCAAAGTGACGCAAGAAGCGCGCGATCGTCTGGCTGACTTGATCAACGAAGTGCGCCAGCATCGCACCCAGACCAAGCCGAGCGTGTTCTGGCAGCGTCTGCAAACGGCGCTGCGCGGCGAAGATCCTTATATCGACGCTGGCAAGCGCGAAACGGCGAGAAAAGCGCCGGTCGTGGAAGCACCGCGCGACGTCGCTACACCGGCACCGAAGCCTGCAGCAGAAACGAAAAAACCGGCGGCGGTCGTGCCGTTTCCGGCGCGCGAAGCACCAGAGCCGCAACGCACGATTACGCCACTACAAGGCGAGTTCGTTCGTGTCGCTGCCGAATCCTTGGAAGGTTTGGTTAACCTCGCCGGCGAAACCTCAATTTTCCGTGGTCGTCTGGAACAGCAGATGACCGTGCTGCGCACCAACTTGAAAGAGATGGAGCAAACGGTTGCCCGTTTGCGCGAACAGCTGCGTAGCCTGGAAATCGAAAACGAAGCGCAGATTCAGTACCGCCGGGAAGCGGTCGGCTCAGCTTACGATGAATTCGATCCGCTGGAATTCGACCGTTACACCCGTCAGCAGGAAGTGACTCGTTCGTTGTCGGAATCCGCAGGCGACTTGCTGAACCTGAAAGAGTCGTTGGATACCTTGGCGGCCGATTCGGAAACACTGTTGTTGCAACAAAGCCGGGTCAACTCGGAATTGCAAGACGGCTTGATGCGCACGCGAATGGTGCCGTTCAGCTCAATCGTGCCGCGTCTGAAGCGGATGGTTCGACAAATCTCCGACGAAGTTGGCAAGGGTGTGGAGATCGGCATTCACGCCGATGGCGAAATGGATCGCACCGTGCTCGAACGCATGGTCGCGCCACTCGAACACATGCTCCGTAACGCCATCGACCACGGCATCGAAAAACCGGCCGTGCGTGAGTCGGCTGGCAAGCCGGCAACCGGTCGAATCAAAATCCGACTGTTGCGCGAAGGCGGCGAAGTCGTTATTGAGCTGGCTGACGATGGCGGCGGTATCAACCTCGAAGCGGTGCGCAGAAAAGCCATCGAACGCGGCCTGATTACCGAAACGACAACGCTGACCGACAAGGAGTTGATGGCGCTGATTCTGGAAGCCGGTTTCTCGACCGCCGAACAAGTCACCCAGATCTCCGGTCGTGGTGTCGGTATGGACGTTGTTGCTTCCGAGATCAAAGAACTCGGTGGCCGCATCGAAATCGATTCCGAACGCGGTCGCGGCACCCGCTTCACGGTACGTTTGCCATTCACGGTGTCGGTCAACCAAGCCTTGATGGTGCAGGTCGGCGAAGATTTCTTCGCCATTCCGCTGGCCAACATCGAAGGTATCGTGCGTGTGTCGCCGTACGAAATTCAGAGCTACTACGGCGATGACAGCAGCAAATACGAATACGCCGGTCAGCAATACCGTATGCGTTATTTGGGTCAGCTGCTCGATCACCGTCAGACGCCGCGCTTCGAAGGCGTGTTCAAACCGATTCCGATTCTGTTGCTGCACGGTGCCGAACAACCAGTGGCGCTGCAGGTCGATGAATTGCTCGGCTCACGCGAAGTCGTCGTGAAATCGGTTGGTTCGCTGTTGTCGCATATTTCCGGTTTGTCCGGCGCGACCATTCTTGGCGATGGCCGTGTCGTGTTCATTCTCGACTTGCCAGCGCTGTTGCGTCGTGCCGACGCCGTGCAGGCGCTGGAAGAAGAAACGAAAGTGGTCGAGGAAAAGCAACCGCTGGTGCTGGTGGTCGACGACTCGATTACCGTGCGCAAAGTCACCGCGCGTTTGCTCGAACGCCATTCCTATCGCGTTATCACTGCGAAGGATGGTGTCGATGCGGTCAACGTGCTGCACGATCACAAACCGGACATCATGCTGCTCGATATCGAAATGCCGCGCATGGACGGTTTCGAATTGGCAACAATCATTCGCCACGACGAGCGCCTGAAAGAAGTGCCGATCATCATGATCACCTCGCGTACCGGCGAGAAGCATCGGGCTCGCGCCGAAGAAATCGGCGTCAACCGTTACCTCGGCAAGCCGTTCAATGATGTCGAACTGCTCGGCACGATGAGCGAATTGCTGCAGGCCGATGCACTGAGCGAAGTCTGA
- a CDS encoding chemotaxis protein CheB, which produces MSARLRVGLIGSGDDNSNTLLRLLVEQGIQIVHALEPKDLTEQHIRDSHLDVWLLDLDDAHWHNKLDELMDHSNVPIFFNEHQSIAQQAHLDYWARNLITRMEELAGDSDMPVTANEAKASTHHIAFSKSDTADTKGEAKAAPKVEAKTDNKSKPEVRPSDELTPLPSSIDPELLKEIEELEQLLQDKDPAERSDDFKPLEPVRLRTESASDDAVKAAAQARAAEIAKAQEAARAQQEAERNAKEQAERRAREEREEAERKIREQQEAKRLAAERAETERQAELKRQEEARLAAEREAARRAEEARLAAEKAEAERQAEIQRQQEAARREAERLEVLRQEQLRKAEEARIAELARQEALRQEELKRQEDARLAAAREAARQAEEARIAAEKAEAERQAEIQRQQEAAKREAERLEALRQEELKRQEEARLAAEREAARQAEQARLAAEQAEAERQAEIQRQQREAEREAERQAFLRQEIERQEAHRRAEQAKKAEAEQAAVEARRVEAERHAEADQARRLAEAKQPPPAQDKPVSAIDELLRQAKTELKSEFGRRASDVIGRGLTTTPPAATATMKADSLAELLAKAKSELHQVEHGSGDNEPPVELELPFEPELEFEELPSSDLTERPTVLRDEADIPVLAPTSMESANDAVPVLSSEHTEAVEFEPVEFEPVEFESVEFESVEPEALSELEWQPLDAESVSADISESELSIAEPELHAAETLYIDSPEISAPGDSAVEFEVQQSEPELVELPTVSPEVLSVPMLEAVAGGDEFEELEPVTHEPLPCDLWVIGASLGGPAALKRFFAALNEPLPVCFLLVQHIDPHFLPVLGKILEGANPFYRVDVLSRPGLIEPGTILLAPVEKRLWFLDGAQVVHSPHSWTPPYSPCINDVLHDVAIAHPAQSHAIIFSGMGEDGVSGAEAMHRAGGDIWVQDAESCASAVMPDAIDATGIVSLRATPEQLAEKLTKRYLSKTQTQHA; this is translated from the coding sequence ATGAGCGCCCGCCTGCGTGTCGGCCTGATTGGTTCAGGTGATGACAACAGCAATACGCTGCTGCGTCTGCTGGTCGAGCAGGGCATTCAAATCGTGCACGCGCTGGAACCGAAAGATCTCACTGAGCAGCATATCCGCGACAGCCATCTCGATGTCTGGCTGCTCGATCTCGACGATGCCCATTGGCACAACAAGCTCGACGAGTTGATGGATCATTCCAATGTGCCGATCTTTTTCAACGAACACCAATCGATCGCCCAGCAAGCGCACCTCGATTACTGGGCGCGCAACTTAATCACTCGCATGGAAGAGCTGGCTGGCGACAGCGACATGCCCGTTACGGCAAACGAGGCCAAAGCCAGCACGCACCACATCGCATTCAGCAAATCGGATACGGCCGATACCAAGGGTGAAGCCAAAGCGGCGCCGAAAGTCGAAGCGAAAACCGACAACAAAAGCAAACCGGAAGTGCGGCCATCCGATGAGTTGACGCCACTGCCTTCGTCTATCGATCCGGAATTGCTGAAAGAAATCGAAGAACTCGAACAGCTTTTGCAGGATAAAGATCCAGCCGAGCGCAGCGATGATTTCAAACCGTTGGAGCCGGTGCGTTTGCGCACTGAAAGCGCTAGCGATGATGCCGTCAAAGCCGCTGCTCAGGCTCGTGCTGCCGAAATCGCCAAAGCTCAGGAAGCCGCTCGGGCTCAGCAAGAGGCAGAGCGCAACGCTAAAGAACAAGCCGAGCGCCGCGCTAGAGAAGAAAGAGAGGAAGCCGAGCGCAAAATTCGCGAGCAACAGGAAGCGAAACGACTCGCGGCAGAACGGGCCGAGACCGAACGGCAAGCAGAATTAAAGCGGCAAGAAGAGGCGCGCCTCGCGGCAGAACGAGAAGCCGCACGCCGCGCCGAAGAAGCTCGCCTTGCTGCCGAAAAAGCCGAGGCCGAGCGCCAGGCCGAAATCCAGCGCCAGCAAGAGGCTGCCCGGCGCGAAGCCGAAAGATTGGAGGTGCTGCGCCAAGAGCAATTGCGCAAGGCTGAAGAAGCGAGAATAGCCGAGCTGGCTCGCCAGGAAGCTTTGCGCCAGGAAGAATTGAAACGGCAAGAAGATGCACGTCTAGCTGCGGCGCGCGAAGCCGCTCGCCAGGCCGAAGAAGCGCGGATTGCCGCCGAGAAAGCCGAGGCCGAGCGCCAAGCCGAAATCCAGCGTCAGCAAGAAGCCGCGAAACGCGAAGCCGAACGCTTGGAAGCGCTGCGCCAGGAAGAATTGAAACGGCAAGAAGAAGCACGTCTGGCTGCCGAGCGAGAAGCCGCGCGCCAGGCGGAACAAGCCCGCCTCGCTGCCGAACAGGCCGAAGCCGAACGCCAGGCTGAAATCCAGAGACAACAGCGCGAGGCTGAGCGAGAAGCGGAACGTCAGGCTTTTCTGCGCCAGGAAATCGAGCGCCAGGAAGCCCATCGCCGGGCCGAGCAGGCAAAGAAAGCCGAAGCCGAACAGGCCGCTGTGGAAGCCCGCCGAGTCGAGGCCGAGCGTCATGCCGAAGCGGATCAGGCGCGACGGCTGGCTGAAGCCAAGCAACCTCCGCCAGCACAGGACAAGCCTGTCAGCGCCATAGACGAGCTGCTGCGGCAGGCGAAAACCGAATTGAAATCGGAATTCGGCCGTCGCGCCTCTGATGTCATTGGCCGCGGCCTGACGACAACGCCGCCCGCCGCAACGGCCACGATGAAAGCCGATTCATTGGCTGAATTGTTGGCCAAGGCCAAATCCGAACTGCATCAGGTCGAACACGGCAGCGGTGACAACGAACCGCCAGTGGAGCTGGAGTTACCGTTCGAGCCGGAACTGGAGTTCGAGGAACTGCCGTCGTCGGATTTGACTGAGCGTCCGACCGTGCTCCGTGATGAAGCGGATATCCCGGTGCTCGCCCCGACGTCAATGGAGTCGGCAAATGACGCAGTACCGGTGCTCAGTAGCGAGCATACCGAGGCGGTCGAGTTTGAGCCGGTAGAATTCGAGCCGGTTGAGTTTGAGTCGGTGGAATTTGAATCGGTCGAACCCGAGGCGTTATCGGAGCTGGAATGGCAGCCGCTCGATGCCGAGAGCGTGTCGGCGGATATATCAGAGTCCGAACTCTCAATCGCCGAGCCAGAACTTCATGCTGCTGAAACACTGTACATCGACTCACCGGAGATAAGTGCGCCAGGTGACTCAGCGGTCGAATTCGAGGTGCAACAGAGTGAGCCGGAGCTTGTCGAGTTGCCGACCGTCAGCCCGGAAGTGCTCAGCGTACCGATGCTGGAAGCCGTTGCCGGTGGTGACGAATTCGAGGAACTGGAGCCAGTCACCCATGAGCCGCTGCCCTGTGATCTGTGGGTCATTGGTGCCTCGCTAGGTGGTCCGGCCGCGCTGAAGCGCTTTTTCGCGGCGCTCAATGAACCACTGCCGGTCTGCTTCCTGCTGGTCCAGCATATCGACCCGCATTTCCTGCCAGTGCTCGGCAAAATCCTTGAAGGCGCCAATCCTTTTTACCGGGTTGATGTGCTGTCGCGACCGGGGCTGATCGAGCCCGGCACGATACTGCTGGCGCCGGTGGAAAAACGCTTATGGTTCCTCGACGGTGCCCAGGTGGTGCATTCACCGCATAGCTGGACGCCGCCGTATTCACCCTGCATCAACGATGTGCTGCATGATGTTGCCATCGCTCATCCTGCGCAAAGCCATGCGATTATTTTCAGTGGCATGGGCGAAGATGGCGTCAGCGGTGCGGAAGCGATGCATCGGGCTGGTGGCGACATCTGGGTACAGGATGCCGAGAGCTGCGCCAGCGCTGTCATGCCTGATGCCATCGATGCCACCGGCATCGTGTCGTTACGGGCGACGCCGGAACAATTGGCAGAAAAATTGACCAAGCGCTATTTATCGAAAACCCAAACTCAACACGCGTAA
- a CDS encoding chemotaxis protein CheW, which yields MAAAQEVYSLLIPAAGDSVLLPNVGVAEVVAYFGNVDKPKPGAPKWLLGYLQWRGRHVPTISMEVMLGQEAPQLTRLSRIAILNTPSGDPEVPHVAIVVGGIPRLTRVTPDLLQAIEGDSPTAKVRAFMAGQTIQIPDVEKFEQMAKETMAFKPEKMS from the coding sequence ATGGCCGCCGCCCAAGAAGTTTATTCCTTGCTTATCCCCGCCGCCGGCGACAGCGTGCTGCTGCCCAATGTTGGCGTCGCGGAAGTCGTGGCCTATTTCGGTAACGTCGACAAACCGAAACCAGGCGCACCGAAATGGCTGCTCGGCTACCTGCAATGGCGCGGTCGCCATGTGCCAACCATTTCGATGGAAGTGATGCTCGGTCAGGAAGCGCCGCAGCTGACCCGTTTGTCGCGTATCGCAATTCTGAACACGCCAAGCGGGGACCCGGAAGTGCCGCATGTCGCCATCGTCGTCGGCGGCATTCCGCGCTTGACCCGGGTTACGCCAGACTTGCTGCAAGCCATTGAGGGCGACAGCCCGACGGCAAAAGTGCGGGCCTTCATGGCTGGGCAAACGATACAAATTCCGGACGTCGAAAAGTTCGAACAAATGGCCAAGGAAACGATGGCTTTCAAACCGGAAAAGATGAGCTGA
- a CDS encoding sensor domain-containing diguanylate cyclase — MPLELAEALLTALPSQIAVLDESGIVCYANPAWNRFMRESGRISTDSSIGSRYLSLCADVLLNGDQQEKPGFEQQWQTFLAGSDLVLRFDLACRTASTTHWFSAQINRFQYQEKRYFLVLYENISERKQTELQHILAERLLHKVLEVLPVGVWIMDQQGQIVEGNPAGIAIWAGARFVKPEQFGEYKGWWLDTGKPIQADEWAASRAIRNGEVSIDEEIRIQCFDGSEKIILNSALPLLDSKGVVTGAIIVNQDITSRKLAEQHLSQAKSEIESAHHELQQVLSREQKMARTDELTGLCNRRQFFALTQQLYEVARRYQTPLSVMLIDVDRFKQVNDLHGHLVGDKALVHIADIARKQVRASDVLARYGGEEFIIALPNTDSEKALHVAEQIRVDVATTPLVFDQQSIRLSISVGITEWHQSDSSLMQMITRADGALYAAKRAGRNKCLLAEQSADEN, encoded by the coding sequence ATGCCGCTTGAACTTGCCGAAGCGCTGCTGACGGCCTTGCCGTCGCAGATTGCCGTACTGGATGAGTCCGGCATCGTTTGCTACGCCAACCCGGCATGGAATCGATTCATGCGGGAATCTGGGCGGATCAGCACTGACAGCTCGATTGGCAGTCGATACCTGTCCCTGTGTGCCGACGTCCTGCTCAATGGTGATCAGCAAGAAAAACCCGGTTTCGAGCAACAATGGCAGACATTTCTGGCAGGGAGCGACCTAGTACTTCGCTTTGATTTAGCCTGTCGGACGGCCTCGACAACGCACTGGTTTTCAGCCCAGATCAATCGCTTTCAATATCAAGAAAAACGCTATTTTCTGGTGCTGTACGAGAACATCAGCGAACGCAAGCAAACCGAACTGCAACATATCCTCGCTGAACGGCTGCTACACAAGGTATTGGAGGTCTTGCCGGTCGGCGTCTGGATCATGGACCAACAGGGTCAAATCGTCGAAGGTAATCCGGCCGGCATCGCTATCTGGGCCGGTGCCCGCTTCGTCAAACCCGAGCAGTTCGGTGAATACAAGGGCTGGTGGCTCGACACCGGCAAACCGATTCAGGCAGATGAATGGGCCGCGTCCAGAGCCATTCGGAACGGCGAAGTATCGATCGACGAGGAAATTCGAATTCAGTGCTTTGATGGTTCGGAAAAGATCATTCTGAACTCGGCGTTGCCACTGCTCGACAGCAAAGGTGTGGTGACCGGCGCCATCATCGTCAATCAGGATATCACCAGCCGCAAGCTGGCTGAACAACATCTATCACAGGCAAAAAGTGAGATTGAGTCGGCTCATCACGAGCTGCAGCAGGTGTTATCCCGTGAACAAAAAATGGCGCGTACTGATGAATTGACCGGTTTATGCAATCGTCGCCAGTTCTTTGCGTTGACTCAGCAGTTATACGAGGTAGCCCGCCGCTACCAGACGCCATTGAGTGTGATGTTGATCGATGTCGATCGCTTCAAGCAAGTTAACGACTTGCACGGTCACCTGGTTGGCGATAAGGCATTGGTACACATTGCCGACATAGCCCGGAAACAGGTGCGAGCTTCCGATGTTCTGGCACGCTATGGCGGAGAGGAATTCATCATCGCCCTGCCAAATACTGACAGTGAAAAAGCCTTGCATGTGGCCGAACAAATTCGCGTCGATGTCGCAACAACGCCGTTAGTTTTTGATCAACAATCAATCAGGCTATCAATCAGTGTTGGTATTACCGAATGGCATCAAAGCGATAGTAGTTTGATGCAGATGATTACTCGTGCCGATGGTGCACTGTATGCTGCAAAGCGAGCCGGTCGAAATAAATGTCTGCTTGCCGAACAGTCCGCCGATGAGAATTAA